The sequence below is a genomic window from Micromonospora aurantiaca ATCC 27029.
CTCTTGCGAACCACCCTGGGGGGTCTGCGAGTATGTCCCAATGCCCCAGCAGCAGTCCTCCCCTCTTGCGTTCTTCGATAACGCGAACTCACAGCCCGATTTCACCGTTGGCCTGCGTGGTTACAACACCAACCAGGTCGACGACTTCATCGGCCGCCTCAGCGCCGCCCTGAGCCAGTCCGAGCAGGCCCGTGCCGAGGCCGAGCAGCGGATGAACGACGCGCAGCGCCGGCTGCGGCAGGCCGAGCAGCGCCAGAGCGCGCTGGAGCAGAAGCTCACCGAGACCAACAAGCAGCTCGAGGAGAACAGCCGGCCGACGCTCTCCGGCCTGGGCACTCGCGTCGAGCAGATCCTGCGGCTGGCCGAGGAGCAGGCCAACGACCACCGCAACGAGGCCAAGCGCGAGTCGGAGGGCATCCTCTCCGCCGCCCGCCTCGAGGCGCGTGAGATCACCGACAAGGCCCGCGCCGAGGCCGCCGCCATGAAGGCGACCGCCGAGCGCGAGGCCGGCAGCGTCCGCACCGCCGCCGAGCGCGAGGCCGCCGAGGTCCGGGTGCAGGCCCGCCGTGAGGCCGACACGCTGCGCGCCGACGCCGACCGCGAGACCAAGCAGCTGCGTACGGTCACCGCGCACGAGGTGGCCGAGCTGAAGTCGACTGTCGAGCGCGAGGTCGCCACGCTGCGCGCCACCGCCGAGCGGGAGATCACCCAGCAGCGGGCCAAGGCCGCCCGGGAGGCCGAGGAGAAGCGCGCCGAGGCGACCAAGCTGCTCACCGACGCACGCGACAAGCGCGACAAGGACCTCCAGGCCCTGGAGCTCCAGCTCGCCGAGCGGCGGGAGAAGGCCGAGCGCGAGGAGTCGGAGCGGCACGCCGCCCAGGTCGCGCAGACCCAGAAGCTGGTGAACGAGGCCGAGCAGCGGGCCCGTGCCGCGCAGGAGCGCGCCAAGGAGATCGAGCAGCGGGCCGAGGCCCGGCGGGTCGAGTCCGAGCGCACCGCCAACGAGACCGTCGACAAGGCCAAGGCGCTGGCCGACAAGACGCTCAACGAGGCCCGTGCCGAGGCGCAGCGGGTGCTCAACGAGGCCCGCACCGAGGCCGAGCTGACCACGCAGGCGGCCCGTCGCGAGGTCGAGGACCTGACCCGCCAGAAGGACGCGGTCACCTCGCAGCTCGGCCAGATGCTGTCCGGCCTGGCCGGCATCGTGCCGGGCGTGCCGGCCGGCGGCAAGG
It includes:
- a CDS encoding DivIVA domain-containing protein, with product MPQQQSSPLAFFDNANSQPDFTVGLRGYNTNQVDDFIGRLSAALSQSEQARAEAEQRMNDAQRRLRQAEQRQSALEQKLTETNKQLEENSRPTLSGLGTRVEQILRLAEEQANDHRNEAKRESEGILSAARLEAREITDKARAEAAAMKATAEREAGSVRTAAEREAAEVRVQARREADTLRADADRETKQLRTVTAHEVAELKSTVEREVATLRATAEREITQQRAKAAREAEEKRAEATKLLTDARDKRDKDLQALELQLAERREKAEREESERHAAQVAQTQKLVNEAEQRARAAQERAKEIEQRAEARRVESERTANETVDKAKALADKTLNEARAEAQRVLNEARTEAELTTQAARREVEDLTRQKDAVTSQLGQMLSGLAGIVPGVPAGGKAETPKADAAGQKVTAESAG